TGCAAGGAGGTCCTCGAATCCCTGTCGGAGTTCGTGGACGAGGACCTGAAGGCGGACGTCGTTCAGGCCATGCACCAGCACATCGGCGTCTGCAGCGAGTGCCGCGCCGAGTTCGACACCCTCACGATGACCATCAAGCTCTACCGCCACTACGAAACACCCCAGATGCCCGCCCCCTGCCACGACCGGCTCGTGAAGGTTCTCGAGCTCGAGAAGATGAAGAAGAAGGCAGGGCAGTCCAGCTCCGGCTCGGAAGGATGACGCCAACGGCCGGGGACGAGTCCCCGCCCGAACCCCGCCGCATCCATCTCGTCCGGCCGCAGAACCAGCTCGGCGACCTCCTCCTCAACGTCCCCGCGATCCGCGCCGTCCGGGAACGCTTTCCCCGCGCCCACATCACGCTCGTCGTCGGCCGCCCGAACGCTCCCGCCGTGCTGGGGCAGCCGTGGGCGGACGAGATTCGCGTCGTGGACACGAGGAACGCGCTCGGCGTGCTGGGCGATACGCTCCGCCCGGGGCCGCGTCCCGACCTCGCGATCTACTTCACCACGGTGTCCTACTCGAAGAGCGGAGCGTACCGGACGCGCGCGACGCGCGCGCGAGCGCGCGTGGGATTCGATCCGGCGCACTACGGCGAGCGCGATCGCGCGTCCCTGACGCGAACGGTCCCGTATCCGGCGCGGCCGCTCCATCAATCGGAGGTCTGCCTCGCGCTCGCGCGCGCCGTGGGCGTCACGGCCGACCCGCCGCCGCCCCCGACGTACCTGCCCGATCCCGAGCTCGTCGCGCGCGCGCCGCGGGGCGTGGCGTACCTCCATCCCGGTGCCGGCAAGGTCAAGAACCGGTGGCCGGCGGATCGATTCGCCATGGTCGCGAGGGAGCTCCTCGCGCGAGGCGTCGAGGTCGCGTGGCTCGAGGGGCCGCAGGACGAAGGATGCGTCGAGGCCGCCTCGCATGCGCTGGGGAAGAGTCTTCCGGTCGTGAGGGGCGAGCCCATTCCCATGCTCGCCGCCCGGTTCGCGGTCGCGCGGATCTACGTCGGGAACGACACCGGACCGCTCCATCTCGCCGCCGCGACGGGCTGCCCTTCGGTCGGCGTGTACGGATGGTCCGATCCGCGGGAGTGGGCTCCGGTGGGACGCCTG
This window of the Candidatus Eisenbacteria bacterium genome carries:
- a CDS encoding zf-HC2 domain-containing protein, which translates into the protein MMTCKEVLESLSEFVDEDLKADVVQAMHQHIGVCSECRAEFDTLTMTIKLYRHYETPQMPAPCHDRLVKVLELEKMKKKAGQSSSGSEG
- a CDS encoding glycosyltransferase family 9 protein, which translates into the protein MTPTAGDESPPEPRRIHLVRPQNQLGDLLLNVPAIRAVRERFPRAHITLVVGRPNAPAVLGQPWADEIRVVDTRNALGVLGDTLRPGPRPDLAIYFTTVSYSKSGAYRTRATRARARVGFDPAHYGERDRASLTRTVPYPARPLHQSEVCLALARAVGVTADPPPPPTYLPDPELVARAPRGVAYLHPGAGKVKNRWPADRFAMVARELLARGVEVAWLEGPQDEGCVEAASHALGKSLPVVRGEPIPMLAARFAVARIYVGNDTGPLHLAAATGCPSVGVYGWSDPREWAPVGRLVRTVRAEDHALESIPPAQVLDQVLPLLEEEPCALGR